From the genome of Saccharomyces paradoxus strain CBS432 chromosome XII sequence:
TGTGGTAACGTTTAAAGGGGAGGTTGAATTCGTGCCGTTATTAAAACTGGTAACAAGCACGGAAGAATCATCCAATGTATAAAATTTCCCTGCAAATAAAATGCTGTCGTCATTTAGCTTGACGATTGAATTGACATTAGAGTTTTCACCAAACCCTCCAAAAGGTAAAAGCTGAGTGGTGTTCGATATGGAATCCCAAATGAGGGCACTATGGCCCGTCATGGAGCCATTATTGTATGAAAAGTTTCCTCCAAAATAAATAGAAGTGTCATTCACGAGTACAGTCTCGACAGACCCTAACGATTGATTGAATATAGGTACCATAGATAGCGTCGACAAATTGTATAATATCTGGTTTCCCACAGACATATTGTTTATCGTGCCTGATCCACTTAGGATAAACGAATCAGCGCCGAATGGCGTGATTTTGTCTATTCGAGTATCATCAGAGGCACCTTCTAACTGAATATAGGTGTTGTTGGAGTAATAAACTAGACCATGCGAACTTGTTTCTGGACCTATTTCTCTGGTGAAATTTTGCTGGCCTGTATACTCGTAAAAAGATAAGGCGTCTACACCGCCAAGGATTTGCACCGCGTTGCTGTTATCTTGCGATATATTCAAATTGGGTAGCACATTATCTTCGATGTCCAGGAAAGATTTGATATTCTGCAACTGTGACGCCTTCGATATCTGcacaagaaaaggaaatgcGAGTGTCCAGAGGCGATGAACAAACATTTAATTTCTATATCGTAACAGAGAACAGGAGTGTTGTGATCGTTTTCTCTTGCGTTTCCTTGGTTTCCCAATCGATCCGCtgtataaatataaaacaaaagattatATTAGCTTCTCCTACAAAGCCTAGTCTGGGGGATTATTGAAGCGCACACTTTCCTTCGAGACTTCTGGTGATGACATTTCCACAtttccatatttttctttttttgtatcGCGAAAAAATGGGAAAGAATGGCGTTTCTAACCACTaaaaaagaggaatttCGCCTAATTTGGGAATTTGTCAACAAAAATGTCAACCCTATGAGATGTATCTTAGCCTGCGGTGGACTCTTAAAAATATGACAGAATctaaattaaaaaaatggccTGAAAGCCCCGACTTTTAGGGTTTTCATTGTTGCTATGTAAATCTATAATTAATTATATCCAATTCTGGTAACCAAATCTGTGTTTGGTACACCAATCAGGACCATGCTCATAATATTCTTCTCTTGTGACCCTCGCTTTCTGATAGGAATTAGTCTTCGCAAACTGTGACATCACTTCCCATCCAAACAGAGCACAATCACCTTCGGGCACCGAGACATGACAAGTCCAATCTGTGGGTAATTGCCTTTGTAACTCTGCTGCAAGCCGTTGAGCGAAATTGGGAAGATTAAAATTTCCTCCGGTGCATACGATGTTTCCTACCATGAGAGGTCGTACTATCTCTGGCAGCATGGAAAGGCTCTCTAGAATTGCCTCCACAATGCCTGGTTTTGTAATCTGCGAAATTTCTGGATGGAAAAAAGTTTCTGGTATTGTGAAAAGCTCATCTGTCAATGTTATGGTCTGTGCATCCTCTGGTAACGgactgttttcttttctagGGTTTCTTACGTAACCAAGAAAGCTTGTTTGGAAGTCAGGAAGCACATATTCTAGTGCATGCTTATCCtttattttgaaactgTCAAAATAGGACACCGGGCTAACAAATAAACATTGttctttgatattgttAACAAGTATGGTTTCATCCATCATGTTGTAGTGTCTAAATGATAACGTTTCTTTTAGTAACCCAGTGAGGAAACGGCCCCCAAtgtccaatttttttaccgCTTTATAGTACGGTATTCCCTTCAGGACGGGAATAATCCAAGTACAGTTAAAACCAGAGTCAATAACCAATTGGAAATCATAGTAATCGCTGTTGGGATTCTGCGCATCCTTGGACTCGCTAGATGTGAATGTCGTGCCGTCTGAACTGCTAGCAACGATGTCGGCGTCTTCGTCCTTGCCTGagattgttttcattttaccCTTATATGACTTGGTAAATGGTACGAAGACTGCTACAGGAGACTTGAAAAGACTGTCGAAttcatattcttcaaatatcACCTGGTCAGCATGTTTACTTAGTTCTGGTAAGGTCATACAGCTCTCGCTAGCAACCAAATGATGACCCTTCCCCTCCTTTAGATCAAATCCATCAAACTCTGAAGGGTTGAAAAGGCAATAATCCCATATACAACTCTCCAGTTCCCATAATGTCAGCTGTCCCAGTTCGTGTGGTCTCCTAAAAGTGATAGACGATATATCCTTGATGTTTTTGATGTGGTTTGATAAATATGACGTCCCAAATTTATCTTTGGCCAATGCATTCAAAGCTCGAAACGGTTCCTTCTTTGTGGAAGGACCAAACTTGATTTCGTAGGAGCCGTTATCAATCACAATAGGCGGTGTTTCCATAGTTCAAATAATCTTGTCTACGAATCTGCCCTTCTTCTCCTTTGATCCTACATTAATTCTCctgttcttcttgttctaCTTTATAATGGTGTTTGTAATTCTGAACGGAAAGTAATTGTTTACAATAATCGCgaaatatatctatatcGATATACATCATCTACCACACCGGAATCGGATTTATTCTAGAAAAGAAGCTCTATAAGAAGCAGCATTACCTTACGACAATAATCAGGTGCAATCAAGGGAATATATCTGATGTGTGATAGTCCATTGAGTAAAAGACAAAAGCGGGGGGCTGCAGGACGATCAGAATTATCTCTTGACCATGGTGATATCGAACAAGAATCACAGGTAGAAAACCGAGTTAATCGCACTGAAAAGACACCAGACCCAAATATTCCTGCGCTGGAAGCATCATATACCAAATCACATACTCCTAGGAAGCTTGTTTTGAGCTCTGGTGAAAATCGGTACGCCTTTTCTCAACCTACGAACTCAGCAACCACATCACTGCATGTACCGAATTTGCAACCACCAAAAACGTCTTCTAGGGGCCGCGACTATAAGGCCTATTCTCAATCGCCACCAAGGTCTCCAGGAAGATCCCCAACTAGGAGATTAGAATTGCTCCAGCTTTCGCCTGTGAAAAATAGCAGGGTTGAACTGCAAAAAATCTATGATAGCCACCAGTCATCGAGCAAGCAACAGGGCAGACTGTTTATTAATGAATTGGTCTTAGAGAACTTCAAGTCCTACGCTGGTAAACAAGTAGTAGGTCCCTTTCATACCAGCTTCTCAGCAGTGGTAGGCCCCAATGGTTCAGGCAAATCAAATGTCATCGATTCGATGTTATTTGTATTTGGATTTAGAGCAAATAAGATGAGACAGGACAGATTGTCCGACCTAATTCACAAATCGGAAGCTTTCCCGAATTTACAATCGTGTTCCGTAACTGTGCATTTTCAGTACGTTATTGATGGATCCTCAGGTACTTCCCGAAtcgatgaagaaaaacCTAGACTGGTCGTTACAAGAAAAGcatttaaaaataattcatcaaaatattatataaacgaaaaagaaagcagcTACACAGAGGTTACAAAgcttttaaaaaatgagGGTATTGATTTAGATCataaaagatttttgaTTCTACAAGGTGAAGTAGAGAATATTGCCCAAATGAAACCTAAGGCAGAAAAAGAGAGCGATGACGGATTACTGGAATATTTGGAGGACATAATTGGAACTGCCAACTATAAACCGTTAATTGAAGAGCGAATGACTCAGATTGAGAatttaaatgaaatttgcctagaaaaagaaaatagatttgaaattgttgATAGAGAAAAGAATTCATTGGAGTcaggaaaagaaactgcGTTGGAGTTTTTAGATAAGGAAAAGCAGCTAACActtttaaaatcaaaattatttcaATTTAAGTTGTTTCAAAACAACTCTAAGCTTGCCAGTACCTTGGAAAAGATCTCTTCTTCGAATGAGGACCTCGAAACtgaaaagatgaaatttcaagaatctttggaaaaagtGGACGAGGTTAAAGCTCAACGtaaggaaataaaagatcGAATATCATCTTGTgcttcaaaagaaaagactttagtttttgaaagaagagaatTAGAAGGCACCAGAGTTTCTTTAGAAGagagaacaaaaaatttggttAATAAAATGGCAAAAGCGGAAAAGACTTTGAAGTCCACCAAAAATTCGATATCGGAAGCCGAGCACATGCTTGAAGAGCTTCGTGGGCAACAGACTGAACACGAGACAGAGATCAAAGATTTGACTCAATCGTTGGAGGAGGAACGAAGGATACTTGATGATATTAAGCTATCTTTGAAAGACAAAACCAAGGATATTTCTGCAGACATTATCCGGCATGAAAAGGAACTGGAACCCTGGGATCTTCAACttcaggaaaaaaaatcgcaAATACAATTGGCTGAATCTGAACTATCTTTATTAGAAGAAACTCAGGCTaagctaaaaaaaaacgttGAAACCTTGGAAGAGAAAGTTCTTGCTAAGAAAACACATAAGCAGGAGCTACAAGGTCTTATTCTCGATCTtaaaaagaagttgaacTCACTCATAGATGAAAGATCACAAggtgaaaagaatttcAGTTCCGCTCATCTAAAgttaaaagaaatgcaaAAGGTTTTGAACACCCACCGCCAACGTGCGATGGAAGCTCGATCTTCTTTATCGAAGGctcaaaataaaagtaaagTTTTAACAGCTTTATCGAGATTGCAGAAGTCTGGACGTATAAATGGATTCCATGGACGTCTGGGGGATTTGGGCGTTATCGACGATAGTTTTGATGTGGCTATTTCTACTGCCTGTCCAAGACTGGATGATGTGGTGGTCGATACTGTAGAATGTGCACAGCACTGCATCGATTActtaagaaaaaacaaacttGGTTACGCAAgatttattcttttggaTAGGTTACGTCAATTTAATTTACAACCTATCAGTACACCAGAAAATGTGCCAAGGCTATTCGATTTAGTTAAGCCTAAAAACCCCAAATTCTCAAATGCGTTCTACAGTGTTCTTAGAGACACCTTAGTTGCTCGGAACCTAAAGCAAGCCAATAATGTAGCGTAtgggaagaaaagatttaGAGTGGTCACTGTAGATGGGAAATTAATTGATATCTCTGGTACAATGAGTGGCGGTGGTAACCATGTGGCAAGAGGTCTAATGAGATTAGGAACGAGCCAGTCAGACAAAGTAGATGATTACACCCCGGAAGAGGTGGATAAAATTGAGCGTGAGCTGTCTGAAAGAGAAAGTAACTTCCGCGTGGCAAACGATACAGTTCATGAGATGGAGGAAGaactgaagaaattgaggGATCACGAACCAGAACTGGAATCACAAATATCAAGGGCAGAATTGGAAGCTGATTCCTTAGCGAGTGAATTAACACTGGCAGAACAACAAGTGAAGGAGGCGGAAACGACATACGTCAGGGCAGTCAGTGACAAAGCGCAGCTAAACATAGTAATGAAAAACTTGGAACGCTTGAGAAACGAATACGATGATTTGCAATCCGAAacaaaaaccaaaaaggAGAAGATCAAAACCTTGCAAGGCGAAATCATGAAAGTTGGTGGTACCAGATTGCAGAtgcaaaattcaaaagttcAGTCACTTTGTCAGAGGTTAGATATTCTAGTCGCCAAACTTAAAAAAGTTAAGTCAGGCTTAAAGAAGTCAGGAGGGGATGTCctaaaatttcaaaaacagCTGAAGAACACTGAAGGAGACGTAGAACTATCATCAAATGAGCTAAAAATcatcgaagaaaaactaaagCACACAAAACTGGCTTTGTCAGAAAATGACATAAATATGACTGAGACGCTCaacttgaaaagagaattaAGAGAACAGAACGAACAACTGAAGGAAAAAGTAGACGAGATGGAggaaaatattgatgaattcaaatccctggaaattgaaatgaaaaacaagttggaaaaattgaattcATTATTGGCGTATATCAAAAGCGAGATAAAACAACAAGAGAAAGGATTAAACGAACTCTCAATTAGGGATGTAATACATACTCTGGAAATGCTTGACAATAATCAAATGGACATAATGAAGGaggatattgaagatgatCAGGAAGTTGATCGGGAATACCGATCTTGTGAAACTCAAGTTGAGGGTAAAATACAGGACGACGAGGATTCTTGTGACAATAAACATTCAATGAACGTTGATGAGACTTCGGATGAGGTTTCCAGAGGAATACCAAGGCTTTCTGAGGATGAATTAAGGGAATTGGATACAGAACTACTTGAAAGTGAAATTAATGAATTGACATATTACGTCGAAGAGACTAATGTGGATATTGGAGTTTTGGAGGAGTATGCTAGGCGCTTAGTAGAGTTTAAAAGAAGGAAGCTGGATTTAAATAATGCTGTTCAAAAAAGAGATGAAGTTAAAGAACAGGTAGAAATActcaagaagaaaagattcGATGAGTTCATGGTTGGCTTCAATATCATATCAATGACCTTGAAAGAAATGTATCAAATGATCACTATGGGTGGAAATGCTGAATTGGAACTTGTGGATAGTCTTGATCCTTTTTCCGAAGGTGTCACCTTCAGTGTCATGCCTCCTAAAAAGAGTTGGAGGAATATTACAAATCTTTCAGGTGGTGAAAAAACTCTAAGTTCCTTGGCTTTAGTTTTTGCTTTACATAAGTATAAACCAACTCCCCTTTATGTCATGGATGAAATCGATGCTGCTTTGGATTTCAGAAATGTGTCAATTGTAGCTAACtatatcaaagaaagaactAAGAATGCACAGTTTATTGTTATTTCCCTAAGGAATAACATGTTCGAACTAGCACAACAGCTGGTTGGTATTTATAAAAGAGATAACAGAACCAGAAGTACCACAGTGAAAAACATAGATATCTTCAACAGAAACTAATTGGTACACTAATCAATTAAAGAGCACTTCTCTGGTTGGAATATCCATTGCTATCAAAATAGTAGATTCCCGCCTATTAATATTCTTATGCCCAAGAGTTGGGAATtgaaaggaaataaaaaatcaaataaaaaatcaatCATCATGCACcagaaatagaaaaatacatatatactTAAGCAACACTAAGATTGCAACTTGAAACCAAGTTTTGGTAAAAATTAAATGCAAGATTTACAAATATGAGGTGTAGGGAGTGTATACTATATGCAGATATCAAATAGTTAAAAACTAATGAAATGTAAACTAGAAATATGGTGTTCGgaacttttcaatataaTTAGGAACGACACGGTTAATGCGTATCATCCAGTATCTTGACATACTGCTTTTCCGCAAGATAAACGAGCTTTTGTACGGGAATTACTGCAGTTTGATGAGTGAATTTcggaaatttttttctattgacCCCAAACCATTCCATAGGTGGAGTAGCGTCTCCCAGATCTCTTATTTGAGGCACTTCGATCTGTGGTTCTTCGAGTGCGATATAGTTAAACTTGGAAGCggtttcttcctttttgattGATTCTTCAAGTTCCTCCTCTGTTTGTCCAAACGAAACATTTGCTACCTGTGATCGACGAACTGCCAGTGCTTTGACATGTGTAGTCCacatttctttgataaaattcACAGGCCCTAGATTCCACCTTACAGATATTTTGTCTGAAAAAGAGCAAGCGAAGAGATATTCTAAATTAtttgtcttttcttcttgtaaaGTCGTCATGTGAACAGCAAGTTTTGGAATATCAATGATAGTACCACCAACAATCTTAGACGCATAATGCATGTAATCATCAATGGCAATGGAGGCTCCAACTTCCTCATCTAGTTCTTCTTTCGAAGTAGAAAGTGCTGCTGAAACATCTAGAACTTGCAGTTGTAAATCTgtctttaattttttccctGAATGTGTTTCGGAACGTATAGAGACTTTGTCAATCCTTATTACTAGCACTTCCACATCGAATAAAGATATTGGCGAAATTTGAATCTTTGAAGAGGAAATATTCACCGAAAGATCTGTtcttaataatttcaatgaTCTCAAAATGTCCTTGTATAATATTGGTTGCCTAGATTCACCAGGATTCGAGTCTCTCAGCGTTTCCAtatatgaaattttattatcCTGCCTCATACGTACAATGGTGTTGTAGATATCCAGAATATTTGCAACAACTAATGCAGTAGAGCTGAGCATAATTTCATctgatgaaaaagagaCTTGTAACAAGTCGGGTAGAATCCCCTTGGCATCCTTTTCATTGTGAAGCTGGAAATGTATATTACTTATAGTGCCGATCAAGAACATATGATAATCAAAAGCAGCCTTTATTGCTATATCATCAATGTTTAGGGAGGTAGACACTAATGGATGCATATTTTTGCTCTTTTCAGGTGACCATTTGACTTCTGATAGCCAGCTTGCGTTTGCGACCTCAAACAAACCACTCAGTCTGCCTTCTGAAGTTAAGCTAATACCGTCAGTAAAAGCATGCAGTAACTGCCGCTTCTCATTATAATGATCTGTGGCTAGCCATGTCCTCTGGGTCCTTAATGAAATCATACCGAGAGAAGGGCCCAAATCAACGTCCCCGCTGACATTGGTGAAGATTAATGTGAAACACCAGGGTATTTCTGTGCCCACATCGGAATAGTTAGTCGATGTTAACGAACTCATATCAATTTCCTTACTACTGGATCTTTGTACTGGCCGCGTGTGCAAAATGCTACTGAACCTCCATATAtccaaaaacaaatacaagTTCTGAAGCTGCTTCACATTGAAAAAGACGCTTAGATCAGAAACCAATCCTGTCCCATACATACTGATTACATCAGGATGTGTAAATAAAAGCGTCAAGTCCATGAAACCAACTTCGAAAGACGTACTTACTTCTCTTGAAAATATATGCTTAATGGATGCTTTTGTGTGTTCtaaagttaaagaaaacTCCAGAGGCTGTTCAGAATCAAATTCATTGGTAGCCATACTGAACAAAAACGATTCAAATCCAACATCCGCTTGGACTTTAGCTTTTGGTTCACAGCTCAAGCTTAATTGTTGCTTAGCTGACGTTAATTTGACAGCTACATCAAATTGATCCAAGAGTCGCTTATAATCAACATTCTGCGAAGAAGGCTTCGTGAAATTTGGCTTTTCGTCAGTGCTAtgtttctttatcatctttTGCAAACTTTCTGAAAACTCCATTAATAAAGGAGCACAGCCTGCGTACAACGTATTATGTGTCGGGTCGACGGTAATTAATGTTCTGAATTTATGTGGTTTAGCCTTATCCTCATCATGCTTATATGTACAGTTTATAGTGACTACCGGACTTTTTATCTCGAAAGATGGCTCACTCTTtgtttcaatatcttcGTATGTGTAAACTCTAAAAACACCACCATCATACttgaaatttgaattaACGGACCTAATGTTATCGAGAAAAGGAGCCAAACTATTCGAGGCACTTTCAACACTTGAGCTAGCATAAGGATTATCACTTTCCGTATGGGAATTCTCGGACACATccagaatatttttttttagctcTTGAAATGCTCGCATGGATTGTAAAGTAGACTCAATAACATCCATGAATGACGGAACAAAGTTTACATCCAGTGCCTCACCATGAAATCTAAAAAACCAATCTTTCAGCTCACCATATCTTTTGAACCAGTAGGATATTTGCATGTTCGGTAAGAAACTTCTATTATATTTGTCCTTCTCGTTTccttcagaaaaaaaggtgcTTGAGGTACTACCATTTGCAACAGAGAAAAAAGCGTCCACGACTGTAAACTTACCAAAGTCCTTTTCATATGCTGAAAACAATCTATTATAACCTAAAATTAACCCAGGATCGGAGCCTGCTCCATACTGGAATATCCAGCCGATACAAAATTTGTAGGACAGAATGTGTATAGAACGGAAATTTATGGgcatttcttttggttTATCACTTTTACCGGTGAACATTTTGATGTTCCAAATATTGGGAGCATGGCGTCTTGAATAGTAATGACTCAGATCTAATAATTTATGCGCACCCCACATTAGTCTTAATAAAGAATCAGGAGATAAGCAGACCCTGAAATGGGAACTTTCCACTTGGAAGGACTGCTCCGTATCAACCGTTCGTTGTAGGGTGGATACTTTTATAGAAAAGTCGAGTAATTTCGAAAGACCAATGGGTAGTGACCGCtcttttatcaaaaataagatGTTCTCGATAGAAAACTGTCCTGTCACTTTGGTTTCTTCCGGCAGCATACCGTTATTCGTATTGGTTAGCGAAAGTAGAAGCATGTGTAATTCAAATACGAAATATGTGGAAGCCACTGGCACGAGAATACCAAAATAACTAATACTAGTATCTAATGTCCAGTTTATCATTATTGAAGGTGCTtgcttctctttttttggtaagTCTGaactaaaaaataaaggCTTCAAGGAACTCAAAAGATTAATACCCTGAGAAGCAAGCTTCTCATCTTGTAAAAAACTGTTCACAATACGACGCGGTTCCGAAAAGGTTAACTTTATCATAGATATTGAAATGTCAACATTTATCAACGAGTAGCCTTCTCTAGAAATTCCTCCTTTAATTTCGATATcgccaaaagaaaacctCAAGTATTGCTCCTTGGTCTGATGCGATGTCATGAAAAAATCAGTATCCCATATGCTTAGCAAAATCTCATTTGAACCGAATTTGTTAAAATAGATATCGAGCTGTTTTGCTTCGTGACGGATATAAAATGGCGAGAGGGGCATAATTTCAGAACTGacgtttgaaaaataacatGACAGGACTGTATTAATCTTTTGCCCAACAAATTGGgactttttctttgatttggGCTTAAACTTTATACGCTCTTTAATCCTCAGCACACTTTCCCTAATTTCAGTAATAGCGGTTACTAACTGTTCTGTAGAACTCATTGCTCTAAAATGAAGATCTGCACACTGGTTATTTATAAGAATCGTAGGCTTATGTGACCATGCCTCAGTAGTGGctagaattgaaaaatcgCGCAGTTGAGCTTCTCCCAAAATAACAGATGCCTGCTTTAACCACACTTCTGATTTCTGAGAAAATATAACCAATGAACCCGCTTGACTAGTCGAATCTTTTAGATTTTCCCATAGTAAACTAACTCTACCTCCAACTGTTCTGCTCATGAGCTTCGTTTGGTCCATCACCAGTTGCAATTCACTTTTTTCCACTAGTAGAACGGTGTTCATTTTAAATTGCTTTGATAGCTCCGTTTTTGGATCACTTTTATCATCTTCGCCTACTGCCGCAACAAGTGGAATGAGATCTTGCAATTTAAGCAATCTATCActaaattttccttttacTGAACCTACTCTCCCCGTAATTTCGATAGTCTCTTCTCGATTTAAGGGTAAGCTTGTTACAGGAGGTGTCAAATCCACTACTAAGTTTGCATCCGcaacaacaaaattatGTTCAACCTCATATCCCTCACCATAAACAGTAAGGTAAAATGATCCCATAGTACacttcaataattttttgatcaaaTTTTGTTTATGCTTTTCATTGTCTGCTGGAAATAATTTACCGTATATATATGACCTTGCGACATCTGAGAACTCCCAATTTCTCCAAGTCGAAAATACAGACATGAAGATATTTTTGGCGTCTTTGTCAGAGGTGTATTTCCTCTCTTTCAGCACCTTGTCGATGTTGCTTTGCCAATCACCAGGAAGGTACGTTAATATATGCCTTAGACGCGTAATAATCTTCCAACTACGATTCTCACGCACATGTCCTTTAGAAAGTCTCATAATAAAGGCAGGTTTTGTTATGACGTAAGGGTCATGACtaatttgataatattCGCTTGCGGCTGTAAGTTTTGAAATCAGTTCTGTCTTTGAATTACTTCTGGTGTTCTGAATGGAATGGAAGGAGGTGAAAACCTCCTGAATAAGATTTGCTTGGTCACTACAGTACTCAAAGAGCCACTCCATTTGAGATTCATCTATGGTAATATCTGATGACGTCAAGTTTAAGGAATTAACCTGTCTATCTTCTGTGGAGGACCATACTTCGAATCCCTCAAGGCCCAGCGATAGTGCAGGGGGGCGATCTTCAGACAACtctggattttttttctgattgACAGTCACTCTGACAGTTTTTACCCTTGCTAAAGCTGCCACCTCTAATAATTTATTTGCTCGGTTTTTCTCGAGAGATTTTTCACTCATTTGATAATCAATACGATCCAAGTAGAGTTCGAAACCTTCCTCACCTGTTTCTTGCCAAattaaatttaaataaGCAATGTGGATATCAATGTTCGAAATAGAAGTAATCCCTTCTTGAAGGTTGCTTAATCGTTTCACAATTCCAATTTCAATATCGTCCAAGACCTGCACCATGTTTTCAGAATAAAGCTGTTCTAGTAAACTCTTGGcgaaaataaaaagcaGCGGGTCAACATCCAAGAGAATATATGAAACATCAACAACATAGTTGTCCCTTTCGTGATTTCTGTCTTCTGTAAAAGCAATAGGTTTGAAGCTTGAGGGATCCGCTTCTTCGTCGTTGTCGTCTTCAGTGAAACTAGCTCCCGAAGGCCCAATAGTTGATGGAGTTTCTGTGAATAAGTTCTTGAATGGATTTGTAGTCTCCAGAAGGGTAGCATACTCGCCCACAATATCTTCAATGATATAATCTATAGTATCAGGCAAAGTAGGAAGAGGTAAAGTTGGAATAGACGAGGATGGTGCTATAGC
Proteins encoded in this window:
- the ARP6 gene encoding Arp6p (Actin-related protein that binds nucleosomes~similar to YLR085C), with product METPPIVIDNGSYEIKFGPSTKKEPFRALNALAKDKFGTSYLSNHIKNIKDISSITFRRPHELGQLTLWELESCIWDYCLFNPSEFDGFDLKEGKGHHLVASESCMTLPELSKHADQVIFEEYEFDSLFKSPVAVFVPFTKSYKGKMKTISGKDEDADIVASSSDGTTFTSSESKDAQNPNSDYYDFQLVIDSGFNCTWIIPVLKGIPYYKAVKKLDIGGRFLTGLLKETLSFRHYNMMDETILVNNIKEQCLFVSPVSYFDSFKIKDKHALEYVLPDFQTSFLGYVRNPRKENSPLPEDAQTITLTDELFTIPETFFHPEISQITKPGIVEAILESLSMLPEIVRPLMVGNIVCTGGNFNLPNFAQRLAAELQRQLPTDWTCHVSVPEGDCALFGWEVMSQFAKTNSYQKARVTREEYYEHGPDWCTKHRFGYQNWI
- the SMC4 gene encoding condensin subunit SMC4 (Subunit of the condensin complex~similar to YLR086W), whose amino-acid sequence is MCDSPLSKRQKRGAAGRSELSLDHGDIEQESQVENRVNRTEKTPDPNIPALEASYTKSHTPRKLVLSSGENRYAFSQPTNSATTSLHVPNLQPPKTSSRGRDYKAYSQSPPRSPGRSPTRRLELLQLSPVKNSRVELQKIYDSHQSSSKQQGRLFINELVLENFKSYAGKQVVGPFHTSFSAVVGPNGSGKSNVIDSMLFVFGFRANKMRQDRLSDLIHKSEAFPNLQSCSVTVHFQYVIDGSSGTSRIDEEKPRLVVTRKAFKNNSSKYYINEKESSYTEVTKLLKNEGIDLDHKRFLILQGEVENIAQMKPKAEKESDDGLLEYLEDIIGTANYKPLIEERMTQIENLNEICLEKENRFEIVDREKNSLESGKETALEFLDKEKQLTLLKSKLFQFKLFQNNSKLASTLEKISSSNEDLETEKMKFQESLEKVDEVKAQRKEIKDRISSCASKEKTLVFERRELEGTRVSLEERTKNLVNKMAKAEKTLKSTKNSISEAEHMLEELRGQQTEHETEIKDLTQSLEEERRILDDIKLSLKDKTKDISADIIRHEKELEPWDLQLQEKKSQIQLAESELSLLEETQAKLKKNVETLEEKVLAKKTHKQELQGLILDLKKKLNSLIDERSQGEKNFSSAHLKLKEMQKVLNTHRQRAMEARSSLSKAQNKSKVLTALSRLQKSGRINGFHGRLGDLGVIDDSFDVAISTACPRLDDVVVDTVECAQHCIDYLRKNKLGYARFILLDRLRQFNLQPISTPENVPRLFDLVKPKNPKFSNAFYSVLRDTLVARNLKQANNVAYGKKRFRVVTVDGKLIDISGTMSGGGNHVARGLMRLGTSQSDKVDDYTPEEVDKIERELSERESNFRVANDTVHEMEEELKKLRDHEPELESQISRAELEADSLASELTLAEQQVKEAETTYVRAVSDKAQLNIVMKNLERLRNEYDDLQSETKTKKEKIKTLQGEIMKVGGTRLQMQNSKVQSLCQRLDILVAKLKKVKSGLKKSGGDVLKFQKQLKNTEGDVELSSNELKIIEEKLKHTKLALSENDINMTETLNLKRELREQNEQLKEKVDEMEENIDEFKSLEIEMKNKLEKLNSLLAYIKSEIKQQEKGLNELSIRDVIHTLEMLDNNQMDIMKEDIEDDQEVDREYRSCETQVEGKIQDDEDSCDNKHSMNVDETSDEVSRGIPRLSEDELRELDTELLESEINELTYYVEETNVDIGVLEEYARRLVEFKRRKLDLNNAVQKRDEVKEQVEILKKKRFDEFMVGFNIISMTLKEMYQMITMGGNAELELVDSLDPFSEGVTFSVMPPKKSWRNITNLSGGEKTLSSLALVFALHKYKPTPLYVMDEIDAALDFRNVSIVANYIKERTKNAQFIVISLRNNMFELAQQLVGIYKRDNRTRSTTVKNIDIFNRN